One Clavelina lepadiformis chromosome 1, kaClaLepa1.1, whole genome shotgun sequence genomic region harbors:
- the LOC143460608 gene encoding TBC1 domain family member 1-like isoform X2, with product MDHKNDLQPPVKRTYFLEYMGQLNLHRSYASVMSRWLTAAVKYRRKPQFCALTVDQDFVSVAKEEKVLIDLSENASGAVISDTKASNRLTAISNLNHPLAPTDTATDEEESQHCFGILPLKLPLEKIVEITSATDYERRCFSFFVDKGLENPLECHVFYENDVSLIDEVGETLNKFISWHKNSSPSASMISRNVKLEDLDSVRFEVMLLGKLQVKHEQQPYNFVDEAVGKYHSLEMKHVARMEEMKMINALNQSYENGNIHEHKNDHHENSMMTSELLHPIQINSLEIKDRRPSLDEVRQRCNSTDISQIAAMKRRKGRTRHCSEPSTAASLGFDKNKTRLLQIGKQSVTLICPDLTSRNVEIHFVDIQRCCQGSKCKDHFGVFVKDRHHHHSSIQDEFKFKCFLFKCADDNVCDEIMLALRQACHTCNHGPDPMKKFHSLCKRIHSTSGSSADASWVERGVTLAAKCVAEFFCDADQKRAKQRIEERCKEEPPKTHYEHLVIVMDIARQMFEEKQREHDIRIKQLRDSNGANVVSKKITLIKSRAKKSFTSFENFLGKGIQKMQELQQEAEHHIVSPVDKFKFTFADVPRSAPSTPVSNNTATAQAKRSRNRSGSPASFTDVSPLVGGEGSRNIALPEPIRPRSKTAEAGSIDQSSLNVRRKLQLNQDNSESVPAPSVAKTSASNMNSRSISTESTPAQSRSSTPVLKDLSPHLRGHSTGKKLTIHQEMFYKIGTPRKRKGSKTFDSPSLSEYLKPTSIINTPEAVRLAWRRAIQDQIILNRINRISSSSELDGSSANVPANMKLDYPEPDICPPAMNDVWIELLETDERNQYKIDQSVLHAAVRKGVPRALRGRVWSMLYEQWKLRLESTQRPLTSTCKLVKTPYHELLKLLTSEQHAILIDLGRTFPTYPYYSQQLGNGQLALFNVLKAYSLADVDVGYCQGLSFVAGLLLMHMQSSNEAFSMLCHLMAGMGCRKLYLPDMEALRVAVYQLSRLLHDFHKDLYDHLEKNDVTMMLFAAPWFLTMFASVLSFGFTARIFDLLFLEGTSALFKAALCLLSHHKKNILEEDGFESVVGYLKDKLPDMDDSSVKQVLSEIFDLNIEEKLRVYEVEYSVLEEGELFGFDESDGSPQDDAKDLRQKYDRLEQVHQTVTKFNVELVEQLEAARMQISSLQQGLTDMATMDEKRTLVLQSLKQENESLKERQKV from the exons ATGGATCATAAAAATGACTTACAACCTCCAGTAAAGCGCACTTACTTCCTTGAGTACATGGGCCAACTTAATTTGCACCGTTCCTATGCATCTGTTATGTCACGGTGGCTGACGGCAGCAGTGAAGTATCGTCGAAAGCCGCAATTCTGTGCACTTACCGTCGATCAAGATTTTGTCAGTGTTGCAAAAGAAGAGAAGGTGTTGATAGATTTGTCGGAAAATGCTTCTGGGGCCGTTATTTCTGACACGAAAGCAAGCAACAGACTGACTGCGATATCAAACCTTAACCATCCTCTTGCACCAACTGACACTGCCACAGACGAAGAAGAGAGCCAACATTGCTTTGGAATTTTACCTTTAAAACTGCCTCTTGAAAAAATTGTAGAGATTACTTCTGCCACCGATTATGAGAGGCGTTGCTTCTCTTTTTTCGTTGATAAAGGATTAGAAAATCCCTTGGAATGTCATGtgttttatgaaaatgatGTTTCTTTG ATTGATGAAGTTGGGGAAACTCttaataaatttatatctTGGCACAAAAATTCATCACCATCTGCAAGTATGATTAGCAGAAATGTTAAATTGGAGGATTTAGATTCTGTAAG ATTTGAGGTGATGTTGCTGGGAAAGCTTCAAGTGAAGCACGAACAACAACCATACAACTTTGTTGATGAAGCTGTTGGCAAATACCACTCACTAGAGATGAAGCATGTTGCACGTATGgaagaaatgaaaatgataAATGCCTTG AACCAGAGTTATGAAAACGGCAATATCCACGAGCATAAAAACGATCACCACGAAAACTCAATGATGACATCAGAGCTTCTTCATCCCATTCAAAT AAATTCTCTTGAGATTAAAGATCGTCGTCCTTCATTGGATGAGGTCAGACAAAGATGCAATTCAACGGACATCAgccaaatcgccgccatgaaAAGGCGTAAAGGAAGAACCCGGCATTGTAGTGAACCGTCCACAGCTGCTTCCTTGggttttgataaaaacaaaactcgaCTACTGCAG ATTGGAAAGCAATCTGTCACCCTCATATGTCCAGACCTGACTTCTCGAAACGTCGAGATTCATTTCGTAGACATACAGCGATGCTGTCAG GGCAGCAAGTGTAAAGACCACTTTGGTGTATTTGTCAAAGATCGCCATCATCATCACAGCAGCATCCAAGACGAATTCAAGTTTAAGTGTTTTCTCTTTAAATGCGCTGATGACAACGTG TGTGATGAGATAATGTTGGCGTTACGGCAAGCTTGCCACACGTGTAACCATGGACCTGACCCAATGAAGAAATTTCACAGCTTATGCAAACGTATCCACTCCACATCTGGTAGCAGTGCAGATGCATCGTGGGTGGAGCGCGGAGTTACCTTGGCAGCCAAGTGTGTGGCTGAATTCTTTTGTGATGCTGACCAGAAAAGGGCAAAGCAGAGAATTGAG GAGCGTTGCAAAGAGGAACCCCCAAAGACACATTACGAGCACCTCGTGATTGTTATGGATATCGCTCGACAAATGTTTGAAGAAAAACAGCGTGAACATGACATCAGAATTAAACAG ttgaGAGATTCAAACGGTGCCAATGTTGTTAGCAAGAAAATAACATTGATTAAGAGTCGTGCTAAAAAGTCATTTACAAGCTTCGAAAACTTTCTGGGAAAG GGTATCCAGAAGATGCAGGAATTACAACAGGAAGCTGAACATCATATTGTGAGTCCGGTGGACAAGTTCAAGTTTACTTTTGCT GATGTTCCACGTTCTGCACCTTCCACCCCAGTCTCTAACAATACTGCGACAGCTCAAGCAAAACGCTCAAGAAATCGTTCCGGAAGTCCTGCGAGTTTCACTGACGTCTCTCCTCTAGTTGGTGGAGAAGGAAGCAGAAATATTGCCCTGCCTGAACCCATTCGACCTCG ATCTAAGACAGCAGAGGCAGGTTCTATTGATCAAAGTTCCTTAAATGTTCGAAGAAAACTTCAGCTAAATCAAGATAATTCCGAATCAGTTCCGGCGCCTTCAGTTGCAAAAACATCAGCTTCAAATATGAATTCTAGAAG CATTTCAACGGAGTCCACCCCTGCTCAATCTCGCTCGTCCACCCCAGTTCTGAAAGACTTGTCACCGCATCTCCGTGGCCACTCAACCGGAAAGAAGCTTACAATCCATCAGGAGATGTTCTACAAAATTGGCACTCCGAGAAAGAGGAAGGGATCGAAAA CGTTTGATTCACCAAGCTTGAGTGAGTACCTGAAGCCAACGTCAATCATAAACACTCCCGAAGCGGTGAGGTTGGCATGGCGACGGGCTATCCAGGATCAGATTATCTTGAACAGAATCAATAGAATTTCATCGTCATCCGAGT TGGATGGGTCTAGCGCAAATGTACCGGCCAACATGAAACTAGATTATCCTGAACCCGACATTTGTCCACCAGCCATGAACGACGTCTGGATTGAATTGTTGGAAACAGATGAGAGGAACCAATACAAGATTGATCAAAGTGTTCTACACGCAGCTGTGAGAAAAG GTGTCCCACGTGCCTTAAGAGGTCGTGTGTGGTCAATGTTGTACGAGCAATGGAAGCTACGACTTGAGTCCACGCAACGGCCACTGACAAGCACGTGCAAGCTTGTTAAAACCCCATACCATGAACTATTAAAACTGTTGACCAGCGAACAACATGCGATACTGATCGACCTTG GACGAACATTTCCAACATACCCATACTACAGCCAGCAGCTAGGTAATGGGCAGCTTGCATTGTTTAACGTACTGAAAGCTTATTCCCTCGCTGATGTCGATGTTGGCTATTGTCAGGGTTTGAGTTTTGTAGCTGGACTTCTACTTATGCAT atgcaaagttctaacgaagcGTTTTCAATGTTGTGTCACTTGATGGCAGGCATGGGCTGTCGTAAACTTTATCTTCCAGACATGGAGGCTTTACGTGTTGCAGTCTACCAGCTCTCAAGACTATTGCATGATTTCCACAA GGACCTGTACGACCACCTGGAGAAGAATGACGTCACTATGATGCTGTTTGCCGCTCCCTGGTTTCTAACCATGTTCGCTTCCGTCTTGTCGTTCGGATTCACTGCCAGGATCTTCG ATTTGTTGTTTCTTGAGGGGACAAGTGCTCTGTTTAAAGCCGCATTGTGTCTTCTGAGTCATCATAAGAAGAATATTCTGGAAGAAGATGGATTCGAATCAGTCGTCGGTTATCTCAAAGATAAACTTCCAGACATGGATGATTCAAGCGTGAAGCAGGTTTTGTCGGAA ATATTCGACCTCAACATTGAGGAAAAGTTGCGCGTCTATGAAGTTGAATACTCGGTGCTCGAAGAAGGAGAACTTTTCGGATTTGACGAGAGTGACGGCTCCCCACAAGACGACGCCAAGGATCTAAGACAAAAATACGATCGTTTGGAACAAGTCCATCAGACCGTGACCAAGTTTAACGTGGAATTGGTTGAACAGTTAGAG GCCGCACGTATGCAAATCAGCAGTTTGCAGCAGGGACTCACAGACATGGCGACGATGGATGAAAAGAGAACGCTAGTACTTCAGAGTCTGAAGCAGGAAAATGAAAGTCTTAAGGAAAGGCAAAAGGTGTAG
- the LOC143460608 gene encoding TBC1 domain family member 1-like isoform X1 yields MDHKNDLQPPVKRTYFLEYMGQLNLHRSYASVMSRWLTAAVKYRRKPQFCALTVDQDFVSVAKEEKVLIDLSENASGAVISDTKASNRLTAISNLNHPLAPTDTATDEEESQHCFGILPLKLPLEKIVEITSATDYERRCFSFFVDKGLENPLECHVFYENDVSLIDEVGETLNKFISWHKNSSPSASMISRNVKLEDLDSVRFEVMLLGKLQVKHEQQPYNFVDEAVGKYHSLEMKHVARMEEMKMINALNQSYENGNIHEHKNDHHENSMMTSELLHPIQINSLEIKDRRPSLDEVRQRCNSTDISQIAAMKRRKGRTRHCSEPSTAASLGFDKNKTRLLQIGKQSVTLICPDLTSRNVEIHFVDIQRCCQGSKCKDHFGVFVKDRHHHHSSIQDEFKFKCFLFKCADDNVCDEIMLALRQACHTCNHGPDPMKKFHSLCKRIHSTSGSSADASWVERGVTLAAKCVAEFFCDADQKRAKQRIEERCKEEPPKTHYEHLVIVMDIARQMFEEKQREHDIRIKQLRDSNGANVVSKKITLIKSRAKKSFTSFENFLGKGIQKMQELQQEAEHHIVSPVDKFKFTFADVPRSAPSTPVSNNTATAQAKRSRNRSGSPASFTDVSPLVGGEGSRNIALPEPIRPRSKTAEAGSIDQSSLNVRRKLQLNQDNSESVPAPSVAKTSASNMNSRSYSSPFLRRLGRLLSEVKESPEAEGDDIKTLTPSRFSLTNLFKSQVKSSAPSERAMSVKCGTRTRPNNHRNRPRVSLNPFPLIVDSSTDHTTDDSADEDDRGLFFVADHSNNNSSSKNSVHDGCASTTRADKSPQIARRRDSAFREVYSGSTSFCPLNAGLPHPLDGSREAPASTKCHLHHHNPEFSDIFGNEKFFMGSVSKLDCRNLRISTESTPAQSRSSTPVLKDLSPHLRGHSTGKKLTIHQEMFYKIGTPRKRKGSKTFDSPSLSEYLKPTSIINTPEAVRLAWRRAIQDQIILNRINRISSSSELDGSSANVPANMKLDYPEPDICPPAMNDVWIELLETDERNQYKIDQSVLHAAVRKGVPRALRGRVWSMLYEQWKLRLESTQRPLTSTCKLVKTPYHELLKLLTSEQHAILIDLGRTFPTYPYYSQQLGNGQLALFNVLKAYSLADVDVGYCQGLSFVAGLLLMHMQSSNEAFSMLCHLMAGMGCRKLYLPDMEALRVAVYQLSRLLHDFHKDLYDHLEKNDVTMMLFAAPWFLTMFASVLSFGFTARIFDLLFLEGTSALFKAALCLLSHHKKNILEEDGFESVVGYLKDKLPDMDDSSVKQVLSEIFDLNIEEKLRVYEVEYSVLEEGELFGFDESDGSPQDDAKDLRQKYDRLEQVHQTVTKFNVELVEQLEAARMQISSLQQGLTDMATMDEKRTLVLQSLKQENESLKERQKV; encoded by the exons ATGGATCATAAAAATGACTTACAACCTCCAGTAAAGCGCACTTACTTCCTTGAGTACATGGGCCAACTTAATTTGCACCGTTCCTATGCATCTGTTATGTCACGGTGGCTGACGGCAGCAGTGAAGTATCGTCGAAAGCCGCAATTCTGTGCACTTACCGTCGATCAAGATTTTGTCAGTGTTGCAAAAGAAGAGAAGGTGTTGATAGATTTGTCGGAAAATGCTTCTGGGGCCGTTATTTCTGACACGAAAGCAAGCAACAGACTGACTGCGATATCAAACCTTAACCATCCTCTTGCACCAACTGACACTGCCACAGACGAAGAAGAGAGCCAACATTGCTTTGGAATTTTACCTTTAAAACTGCCTCTTGAAAAAATTGTAGAGATTACTTCTGCCACCGATTATGAGAGGCGTTGCTTCTCTTTTTTCGTTGATAAAGGATTAGAAAATCCCTTGGAATGTCATGtgttttatgaaaatgatGTTTCTTTG ATTGATGAAGTTGGGGAAACTCttaataaatttatatctTGGCACAAAAATTCATCACCATCTGCAAGTATGATTAGCAGAAATGTTAAATTGGAGGATTTAGATTCTGTAAG ATTTGAGGTGATGTTGCTGGGAAAGCTTCAAGTGAAGCACGAACAACAACCATACAACTTTGTTGATGAAGCTGTTGGCAAATACCACTCACTAGAGATGAAGCATGTTGCACGTATGgaagaaatgaaaatgataAATGCCTTG AACCAGAGTTATGAAAACGGCAATATCCACGAGCATAAAAACGATCACCACGAAAACTCAATGATGACATCAGAGCTTCTTCATCCCATTCAAAT AAATTCTCTTGAGATTAAAGATCGTCGTCCTTCATTGGATGAGGTCAGACAAAGATGCAATTCAACGGACATCAgccaaatcgccgccatgaaAAGGCGTAAAGGAAGAACCCGGCATTGTAGTGAACCGTCCACAGCTGCTTCCTTGggttttgataaaaacaaaactcgaCTACTGCAG ATTGGAAAGCAATCTGTCACCCTCATATGTCCAGACCTGACTTCTCGAAACGTCGAGATTCATTTCGTAGACATACAGCGATGCTGTCAG GGCAGCAAGTGTAAAGACCACTTTGGTGTATTTGTCAAAGATCGCCATCATCATCACAGCAGCATCCAAGACGAATTCAAGTTTAAGTGTTTTCTCTTTAAATGCGCTGATGACAACGTG TGTGATGAGATAATGTTGGCGTTACGGCAAGCTTGCCACACGTGTAACCATGGACCTGACCCAATGAAGAAATTTCACAGCTTATGCAAACGTATCCACTCCACATCTGGTAGCAGTGCAGATGCATCGTGGGTGGAGCGCGGAGTTACCTTGGCAGCCAAGTGTGTGGCTGAATTCTTTTGTGATGCTGACCAGAAAAGGGCAAAGCAGAGAATTGAG GAGCGTTGCAAAGAGGAACCCCCAAAGACACATTACGAGCACCTCGTGATTGTTATGGATATCGCTCGACAAATGTTTGAAGAAAAACAGCGTGAACATGACATCAGAATTAAACAG ttgaGAGATTCAAACGGTGCCAATGTTGTTAGCAAGAAAATAACATTGATTAAGAGTCGTGCTAAAAAGTCATTTACAAGCTTCGAAAACTTTCTGGGAAAG GGTATCCAGAAGATGCAGGAATTACAACAGGAAGCTGAACATCATATTGTGAGTCCGGTGGACAAGTTCAAGTTTACTTTTGCT GATGTTCCACGTTCTGCACCTTCCACCCCAGTCTCTAACAATACTGCGACAGCTCAAGCAAAACGCTCAAGAAATCGTTCCGGAAGTCCTGCGAGTTTCACTGACGTCTCTCCTCTAGTTGGTGGAGAAGGAAGCAGAAATATTGCCCTGCCTGAACCCATTCGACCTCG ATCTAAGACAGCAGAGGCAGGTTCTATTGATCAAAGTTCCTTAAATGTTCGAAGAAAACTTCAGCTAAATCAAGATAATTCCGAATCAGTTCCGGCGCCTTCAGTTGCAAAAACATCAGCTTCAAATATGAATTCTAGAAG TTACTCGAGTCCTTTTCTACGTCGACTCGGACGACTTTTATCCGAAGTGAAGGAGTCACCGGAAGCGGAAGGTGACGACATCAAGACTCTCACTCCATCTCGATTTTCTCTCACGAATCTTTTCAAGAGTCAAGTAAAATCATCAGCACCATCGGAGCGCGCCATGTCTGTAAAATGTGGCACGAGAACTCGGCCAAATAATCACCGAAACAGACCTCGAGTCTCTCTCAACCCATTTCCATTGATAGTGGACTCCTCCACAGACCACACAACAGATGACTCAGCCGATGAAGATGACCGCGGCTTATTCTTTGTTGCCGATCACTCCAACAACAACTCATCTTCTAAAAACTCCGTCCATGATGGATGCGCTTCAACCACCAGAGCAGATAAGTCTCCTCAGATTGCCAGGAGAAGAGATTCCGCATTTCGAGAGGTTTACTCTGGAAGCACCTCTTTCTGTCCTCTTAACGCTGGATTGCCACATCCACTCGATGGAAGTCGAGAAGCTCCGGCGTCAACAAAATGTCATCTTCATCATCATAATCCCGAGTTTAGTGATATCTTTGGCAACGAAAAATTTTTCATGGGATCCGTATCAAAACTGGATTGTAGGAACCTGCG CATTTCAACGGAGTCCACCCCTGCTCAATCTCGCTCGTCCACCCCAGTTCTGAAAGACTTGTCACCGCATCTCCGTGGCCACTCAACCGGAAAGAAGCTTACAATCCATCAGGAGATGTTCTACAAAATTGGCACTCCGAGAAAGAGGAAGGGATCGAAAA CGTTTGATTCACCAAGCTTGAGTGAGTACCTGAAGCCAACGTCAATCATAAACACTCCCGAAGCGGTGAGGTTGGCATGGCGACGGGCTATCCAGGATCAGATTATCTTGAACAGAATCAATAGAATTTCATCGTCATCCGAGT TGGATGGGTCTAGCGCAAATGTACCGGCCAACATGAAACTAGATTATCCTGAACCCGACATTTGTCCACCAGCCATGAACGACGTCTGGATTGAATTGTTGGAAACAGATGAGAGGAACCAATACAAGATTGATCAAAGTGTTCTACACGCAGCTGTGAGAAAAG GTGTCCCACGTGCCTTAAGAGGTCGTGTGTGGTCAATGTTGTACGAGCAATGGAAGCTACGACTTGAGTCCACGCAACGGCCACTGACAAGCACGTGCAAGCTTGTTAAAACCCCATACCATGAACTATTAAAACTGTTGACCAGCGAACAACATGCGATACTGATCGACCTTG GACGAACATTTCCAACATACCCATACTACAGCCAGCAGCTAGGTAATGGGCAGCTTGCATTGTTTAACGTACTGAAAGCTTATTCCCTCGCTGATGTCGATGTTGGCTATTGTCAGGGTTTGAGTTTTGTAGCTGGACTTCTACTTATGCAT atgcaaagttctaacgaagcGTTTTCAATGTTGTGTCACTTGATGGCAGGCATGGGCTGTCGTAAACTTTATCTTCCAGACATGGAGGCTTTACGTGTTGCAGTCTACCAGCTCTCAAGACTATTGCATGATTTCCACAA GGACCTGTACGACCACCTGGAGAAGAATGACGTCACTATGATGCTGTTTGCCGCTCCCTGGTTTCTAACCATGTTCGCTTCCGTCTTGTCGTTCGGATTCACTGCCAGGATCTTCG ATTTGTTGTTTCTTGAGGGGACAAGTGCTCTGTTTAAAGCCGCATTGTGTCTTCTGAGTCATCATAAGAAGAATATTCTGGAAGAAGATGGATTCGAATCAGTCGTCGGTTATCTCAAAGATAAACTTCCAGACATGGATGATTCAAGCGTGAAGCAGGTTTTGTCGGAA ATATTCGACCTCAACATTGAGGAAAAGTTGCGCGTCTATGAAGTTGAATACTCGGTGCTCGAAGAAGGAGAACTTTTCGGATTTGACGAGAGTGACGGCTCCCCACAAGACGACGCCAAGGATCTAAGACAAAAATACGATCGTTTGGAACAAGTCCATCAGACCGTGACCAAGTTTAACGTGGAATTGGTTGAACAGTTAGAG GCCGCACGTATGCAAATCAGCAGTTTGCAGCAGGGACTCACAGACATGGCGACGATGGATGAAAAGAGAACGCTAGTACTTCAGAGTCTGAAGCAGGAAAATGAAAGTCTTAAGGAAAGGCAAAAGGTGTAG